In a genomic window of Primulina huaijiensis isolate GDHJ02 chromosome 10, ASM1229523v2, whole genome shotgun sequence:
- the LOC140985832 gene encoding phosphate transporter PHO1 homolog 9-like isoform X1 codes for MSQQSPFISKIGSGRKTRFQCTERMKFGKELASQTVQEWQEAYMDYKHLKKLLKNIFKVRQQSALPYSVSRGGFLKRKSTLHRSFSGLMDGDNCSIRSDDEVILVHPVRPESLENDVFYQTIFLKPSEDGGENEIHFFKILDKEFNKVLRFYKEKVKDVTLQAVELSKQMDKLVALRIEVYKPLMEQNGNLQEVESSNTEPEAKDPVNRGHDEDPATNVVQELGTSQENASENNTFPPAYSFHAKINIEPKCPLMKLRRIIKSTNKSNLTIRIEELRRAEEKLRWAFIQYYRQLGLLKIYRSSNISAFSKIMKKYDKITSRSASNSYLQMIDKSDLGSLDEVNMLIGRVEAAFVKYFSNGNRRKGVKLLKPRNKMEKHRITFVLGMLTGCSVALVIGIIVSMHARGLIRHEGREQYMNNIFPLYSFFGFIFLHMLVYGINTYLWRRFRVNYPFIFGFKSGTELGFREIFLLASALSVLTLVAVLSNLDMEMDPRTQHYQTLTELVPAGLVMILLLITFCPFNIMYRSSRYFLIRCTWRSLFAPLYKVTFSDFFLADQLTSQVHISFLL; via the exons ATGTCCCAACAATCTCCATTCATTAGCAAAATCGGGAGTGGGAGAAAGACTCGTTTTCAATGCACAGAAAGGATGAAATTTGGCAAGGAATTAGCTTCCCAAACGGTGCAAGAATGGCAGGAAGCATACATGGACTACAAACATCTCAAGAAACTGCTGAAAAACATCTTTAAAGTCAGACAGCAGAGTGCATTACCATATTCAGTAAGCCGAGGTGGTTTCTTGAAGAGGAAATCGACCTTGCACAGATCGTTTAGCGGGTTGATGGATGGAGACAACTGCTCGATAAGGAGTGACGATGAAGTGATATTAGTGCACCCAGTGCGGCCAGAAAGTTTGGAGAATGATGTGTTCTATCAGACAATTTTTTTGAAGCCATCAGAAGATGGTGGTGAAAACGAGATTCATTTCTTTAAGATTCTTGATAAAGAATTCAATAAAGTACTGAGATTTTACAAGGAAAAAGTTAAGGATGTGACTCTGCAGGCAGTGGAGTTGAGCAAGCAGATGGATAAACTTGTCGCCTTAAGGATTGAAGTGTATAAACCTTTGATGGAACAAAACGGGAATCTTCAAGAAGTCGAGTCATCAAATACCGAACCTGAAGCTAAAGATCCTGTGAATAGAGGACATGACG AAGATCCAGCCACGAATGTGGTCCAAGAACTTGGGACCAGCCAGGAAAACGCTTCTGAAAATAATACTTTTCCGCCAGCATATTCGTTTCATGCAAAGATCAATATTGAACCAAAATGTCCTCTTATGAAATTAAGAAGGATCATTAAAAGTACAAACAAGTCGAACCTGACAATCAGAATTGAGGAGCTAAGACGAGCTGAGGAAAAATTAAGATGGGCTTTCATCCAATATTACCGACAGCTCGGACTCCTAAAAATATATCG TTCATCGAATATTTCGGCATTCTCCAAGATCATGAAGAAATATGACAAG ATCACTTCGAGAAGTGCTTCAAATTCTTATTTACAGATGATTGACAAATCGGATCTCGGAAGCTTGGATGAG GTTAACATGCTCATCGGAAGGGTAGAGGCTGCATTTGTTAAGTACTTCTCAAATGGAAATCGAAGAAAAGGGGTGAAACTTTTAAAGCCCAGAAATAAAATGGAGAAGCACAGAATAACATTTGTTCTTG GTATGTTAACTGGCTGCTCAGTAGCACTAGTTATCGGTATTATTGTTTCAATGCATGCAAGGGGACTTATTCGACACGAGGGACGAGAGCAgtatatgaacaatatatttCCTCTTTACag CTTCTTTGGATTCATTTTCCTACACATGCTCGTGTATGGGATAAACACATACCTCTGGAGGCGATTCCGGGTGAACTACCCCTTCATCTTTGGATTTAAATCAGGTACAGAATTGGGATTCAGAGAAATCTTCCTACTTGCTTCGGCCCTTTCAGTACTCACTTTGGTAGCTGTACTTTCAAATCTGGACATGGAaatggatccaagaacacaacattATCAAACATTAACTGAACTGGTTCCGGCAGGACTTGTCATG ATCTTGCTTCTTATAACCTTTTGTCCTTTCAACATTATGTATCGCTCAAGCCGCTACTTTCTCATTAGATGCACATGGCGTTCTCTTTTCGCTCCTCTTTATAAG GTTACCTTCTCGGATTTCTTCTTGGCAGACCAGCTAACAAGCCAGGTTCATATCTCATTCTTATTATAA
- the LOC140985832 gene encoding phosphate transporter PHO1 homolog 9-like isoform X2, which translates to MSQQSPFISKIGSGRKTRFQCTERMKFGKELASQTVQEWQEAYMDYKHLKKLLKNIFKVRQQSALPYSVSRGGFLKRKSTLHRSFSGLMDGDNCSIRSDDEVILVHPVRPESLENDVFYQTIFLKPSEDGGENEIHFFKILDKEFNKVLRFYKEKVKDVTLQAVELSKQMDKLVALRIEVYKPLMEQNGNLQEVESSNTEPEAKDPVNRGHDDPATNVVQELGTSQENASENNTFPPAYSFHAKINIEPKCPLMKLRRIIKSTNKSNLTIRIEELRRAEEKLRWAFIQYYRQLGLLKIYRSSNISAFSKIMKKYDKITSRSASNSYLQMIDKSDLGSLDEVNMLIGRVEAAFVKYFSNGNRRKGVKLLKPRNKMEKHRITFVLGMLTGCSVALVIGIIVSMHARGLIRHEGREQYMNNIFPLYSFFGFIFLHMLVYGINTYLWRRFRVNYPFIFGFKSGTELGFREIFLLASALSVLTLVAVLSNLDMEMDPRTQHYQTLTELVPAGLVMILLLITFCPFNIMYRSSRYFLIRCTWRSLFAPLYKVTFSDFFLADQLTSQVHISFLL; encoded by the exons ATGTCCCAACAATCTCCATTCATTAGCAAAATCGGGAGTGGGAGAAAGACTCGTTTTCAATGCACAGAAAGGATGAAATTTGGCAAGGAATTAGCTTCCCAAACGGTGCAAGAATGGCAGGAAGCATACATGGACTACAAACATCTCAAGAAACTGCTGAAAAACATCTTTAAAGTCAGACAGCAGAGTGCATTACCATATTCAGTAAGCCGAGGTGGTTTCTTGAAGAGGAAATCGACCTTGCACAGATCGTTTAGCGGGTTGATGGATGGAGACAACTGCTCGATAAGGAGTGACGATGAAGTGATATTAGTGCACCCAGTGCGGCCAGAAAGTTTGGAGAATGATGTGTTCTATCAGACAATTTTTTTGAAGCCATCAGAAGATGGTGGTGAAAACGAGATTCATTTCTTTAAGATTCTTGATAAAGAATTCAATAAAGTACTGAGATTTTACAAGGAAAAAGTTAAGGATGTGACTCTGCAGGCAGTGGAGTTGAGCAAGCAGATGGATAAACTTGTCGCCTTAAGGATTGAAGTGTATAAACCTTTGATGGAACAAAACGGGAATCTTCAAGAAGTCGAGTCATCAAATACCGAACCTGAAGCTAAAGATCCTGTGAATAGAGGACATGACG ATCCAGCCACGAATGTGGTCCAAGAACTTGGGACCAGCCAGGAAAACGCTTCTGAAAATAATACTTTTCCGCCAGCATATTCGTTTCATGCAAAGATCAATATTGAACCAAAATGTCCTCTTATGAAATTAAGAAGGATCATTAAAAGTACAAACAAGTCGAACCTGACAATCAGAATTGAGGAGCTAAGACGAGCTGAGGAAAAATTAAGATGGGCTTTCATCCAATATTACCGACAGCTCGGACTCCTAAAAATATATCG TTCATCGAATATTTCGGCATTCTCCAAGATCATGAAGAAATATGACAAG ATCACTTCGAGAAGTGCTTCAAATTCTTATTTACAGATGATTGACAAATCGGATCTCGGAAGCTTGGATGAG GTTAACATGCTCATCGGAAGGGTAGAGGCTGCATTTGTTAAGTACTTCTCAAATGGAAATCGAAGAAAAGGGGTGAAACTTTTAAAGCCCAGAAATAAAATGGAGAAGCACAGAATAACATTTGTTCTTG GTATGTTAACTGGCTGCTCAGTAGCACTAGTTATCGGTATTATTGTTTCAATGCATGCAAGGGGACTTATTCGACACGAGGGACGAGAGCAgtatatgaacaatatatttCCTCTTTACag CTTCTTTGGATTCATTTTCCTACACATGCTCGTGTATGGGATAAACACATACCTCTGGAGGCGATTCCGGGTGAACTACCCCTTCATCTTTGGATTTAAATCAGGTACAGAATTGGGATTCAGAGAAATCTTCCTACTTGCTTCGGCCCTTTCAGTACTCACTTTGGTAGCTGTACTTTCAAATCTGGACATGGAaatggatccaagaacacaacattATCAAACATTAACTGAACTGGTTCCGGCAGGACTTGTCATG ATCTTGCTTCTTATAACCTTTTGTCCTTTCAACATTATGTATCGCTCAAGCCGCTACTTTCTCATTAGATGCACATGGCGTTCTCTTTTCGCTCCTCTTTATAAG GTTACCTTCTCGGATTTCTTCTTGGCAGACCAGCTAACAAGCCAGGTTCATATCTCATTCTTATTATAA
- the LOC140986197 gene encoding phosphate transporter PHO1 homolog 9-like isoform X1 yields the protein MKFGKELASQMVQEWREAYMDYTHLKKLLKNIMKSRQKNALPSSVSRCGFSKRNSTLYRSFSGLMSRDNCAIKREGEVILVNQVQSGSSENDWFYHTIFLKSSEDGGEEESHFFKILDDEYNKVLRFYKEKVKEVILQAEELSKQMDKFVYLRIEVYKPLMEQNVNHQEVESSDPEPEEGPAINIVQELGRSSENASEETPKGDDRGQNSTLWPASLSSLDHVKINIEANGPLTTLKKVIKSMKKSDITFRIEDLRRAEEKLRRAFVEYYQQLGLLKRYRSSNMSAFSKIMKKYDKITSRKASSSYLQMIDKSYLGSSDEVNKLIERVEATFVKHFSNGNRRKGVKILKPRNKMERHRTSYLLGILTGCSVALVVGIIVAIHARGLIRHDGGEQYMNNIFPLYSLFGFIFLHMLMYGVNTYLWRRFRVNYTFIFGFRSGTELGFREIFLLASAFSVLTLVAVLSNLDMEMDPRTQRFQTLTELVPAGLVMVLLFITFCPFNIIYRSSRFFLIQCAWHCLFAPIYKVTFSDIFLADQLTSQVQAFRSLQFYICYYGWGDFKRRSNRCLESKVYEILYIVVAIIPFWSRALQCLRRLFEEKDLKQGINSLKYLSTVVALVIRTIYGFRRGTFWKIMAASSSGVTTVFNTYWDIVMDWGLLQNKARNSWLRDKLLISNRAVYFVAIIVNILLRLVWMQLVLDFNEAPFLHRRVMIALVACLEILRRGIWNFFRFNDTSTTLPLQRKKFTCITSWPWSSSIMKMPEQLTHCF from the exons ATGAAATTTGGCAAGGAATTAGCTTCCCAAATGGTGCAAGAATGGCGAGAAGCATACATGGACTACACACATCTCAAGAAACTGCTAAAAAACATCATGAAATCCCGACAGAAAAATGCATTACCATCTTCAGTAAGCCGATGTGGTTTCTCGAAGAGGAACTCGACCTTGTATAGATCATTCAGCGGGTTAATGAGTCGAGACAACTGTGCGATAAAGAGAGAAGGTGAAGTGATATTAGTGAACCAAGTGCAGTCTGGAAGTTCGGAGAATGATTGGTTTTATCACACAATTTTCttgaagtcatcagaagatggTGGAGAAGAGGAGAGTCATTTCTTTAAGATTCTTGATGATGAATACAATAAAGTACTGAGATTTTATAAGGAAAAGGTCAAAGAAGTGATACTGCAGGCAGAGGAGTTGAGCAAGCAGATggataaatttgtttatttaagGATTGAAGTGTATAAACCTTTGATGGAACAAAATGTGAATCATCAAGAAGTCGAGTCTTCGGATCCGGAACCAGAAG AAGGTCCAGCAATAAATATAGTCCAAGAACTTGGGAGGAGCTCGGAAAATGCTTCTGAAGAGACACCAAAGGGTGATGATAGAGGCCAGAACAGTACCTTGTGGCCAGCATCTTTATCATCTTTGGATCATGTAAAGATCAATATTGAAGCAAATGGTCCCCTTACGACATTAAAAAAGGTGATCAAAAGTATGAAAAAGTCGGACATTACATTCAGAATTGAGGACCTAAGACGAGCGGAGGAAAAACTGAGACGGGCTTTCGTCGAATACTACCAACAGCTCGGACTCCTGAAAAGATATCG TTCCTCGAATATGTCGGCATTCTCCAAGATTATGAAGAAGTATGACAAG ATCACTTCAAGAAAAGCTTCAAGTTCTTATTTACAAATGATTGATAAATCCTACCTCGGAAGCTCTGATGAG GTTAACAAGCTCATCGAAAGAGTAGAGGCTACATTCGTTAAGCACTTCTCAAATGGAAATAGAAGAAAAGGGGTGAAAATTTTAAAGCCTAGAAATAAAATGGAGAGGCACAGAACATCATATCTTCTAG GTATATTAACTGGCTGCTCAGTAGCACTGGTTGTCGGTATTATTGTCGCAATACATGCTAGGGGACTTATTCGACACGATGGAGGAGAGCAgtatatgaacaatatatttCCTCTTTACAg CTTGTTCGGATTCATTTTCCTACACATGCTCATGTATGGGGTGAACACATACCTCTGGAGGCGATTCCGAGTGAACTACACCTTCATTTTCGGATTTAGATCAGGTACAGAATTGGGGTTCAGAGAAATCTTTCTCCTTGCTTCCGCTTTTTCAGTACTCACTTTGGTAGCCGTGCTTTCAAATTTGGACATGGAAATGGATCCAAGAACTCAACGTTTTCAAACATTAACAGAACTTGTTCCAGCAGGCCTAGTCATG GTCTTACTTTTCATAACTTTCTGTCCATTCAACATTATATACCGCTCAAGTCGATTCTTTCTCATCCAATGCGCATGGCATTGTCTATTCGCTCCTATTTATAAG GTTACCTTCTCAGATATCTTCTTGGCAGACCAACTAACAAGCCAG GTTCAGGCTTTCAGAAGTTTGCAATTTTACATTTGCTACTATGGATGGGGTGACTTCAAAAGGAGATCAAACCGGTGCCTTGAAAGCAAAGTATATGAAATTCTTTACATTGTTGTAGCGATTATTCCATTTTGGTCACGAGCTCTGCAG TGCCTACGCCGGTTGTTTGAGGAGAAGGATCTCAAGCAAGGAATCAATAGcctaaaatatttatcaacaGTAGTGGCACTTGTCATCAGGACAATATATGGTTTCAGGAGAGGAACGTTTTGGAAAATCATGGCAGCATCAAGTTCGGGAGTCACCACGGTTTTTAACACATACTGGGACATTGTCATGGATTGGGGACTTTTACAAaataaagcaagaaattcaTGGCTGAGAGACAAGCTTTTGATATCAAACAGGGCTGTCTACTTTGTGGCCATC ATAGTGAATATTCTTCTGAGACTTGTATGGATGCAGTTAGTTCTTGATTTCAACGAAGCGCCATTCCTTCACAGGAGAGTCATGATTGCACTTGTCGCATGCCTGGAGATACTTCGTCGTGGCATTTGGAACTTTTTCAGGTTCAATGATACATCCACAACCCTCCCGCTTCAACGAAAAAAATTCACTTGCATCACATCATGGCCATGGAGCAGTTCAATAATGAAAATGCCTGAGCAGCTAACTCATTGCTTTTAA
- the LOC140986197 gene encoding phosphate transporter PHO1 homolog 9-like isoform X2, which produces MKFGKELASQMVQEWREAYMDYTHLKKLLKNIMKSRQKNALPSSVSRCGFSKRNSTLYRSFSGLMSRDNCAIKREGEVILVNQVQSGSSENDWFYHTIFLKSSEDGGEEESHFFKILDDEYNKVLRFYKEKVKEVILQAEELSKQMDKFVYLRIEVYKPLMEQNVNHQEVESSDPEPEEGPAINIVQELGRSSENASEETPKGDDRGQNSTLWPASLSSLDHVKINIEANGPLTTLKKVIKSMKKSDITFRIEDLRRAEEKLRRAFVEYYQQLGLLKRYRSSNMSAFSKIMKKYDKITSRKASSSYLQMIDKSYLGSSDEVNKLIERVEATFVKHFSNGNRRKGVKILKPRNKMERHRTSYLLGILTGCSVALVVGIIVAIHARGLIRHDGGEQYMNNIFPLYSLFGFIFLHMLMYGVNTYLWRRFRVNYTFIFGFRSGTELGFREIFLLASAFSVLTLVAVLSNLDMEMDPRTQRFQTLTELVPAGLVMVLLFITFCPFNIIYRSSRFFLIQCAWHCLFAPIYKVTFSDIFLADQLTSQVQAFRSLQFYICYYGWGDFKRRSNRCLESKVYEILYIVVAIIPFWSRALQCLRRLFEEKDLKQGINSLKYLSTVVALVIRTIYGFRRGTFWKIMAASSSGVTTVFNTYWDIVMDWGLLQNKARNSWLRDKLLISNRAVYFVAIIVNILLRLVWMQLVLDFNEAPFLHRRVMIALVACLEILRRGIWNFFRLEKEHFNHVEKYRTFKLSPLPFHQEDENFL; this is translated from the exons ATGAAATTTGGCAAGGAATTAGCTTCCCAAATGGTGCAAGAATGGCGAGAAGCATACATGGACTACACACATCTCAAGAAACTGCTAAAAAACATCATGAAATCCCGACAGAAAAATGCATTACCATCTTCAGTAAGCCGATGTGGTTTCTCGAAGAGGAACTCGACCTTGTATAGATCATTCAGCGGGTTAATGAGTCGAGACAACTGTGCGATAAAGAGAGAAGGTGAAGTGATATTAGTGAACCAAGTGCAGTCTGGAAGTTCGGAGAATGATTGGTTTTATCACACAATTTTCttgaagtcatcagaagatggTGGAGAAGAGGAGAGTCATTTCTTTAAGATTCTTGATGATGAATACAATAAAGTACTGAGATTTTATAAGGAAAAGGTCAAAGAAGTGATACTGCAGGCAGAGGAGTTGAGCAAGCAGATggataaatttgtttatttaagGATTGAAGTGTATAAACCTTTGATGGAACAAAATGTGAATCATCAAGAAGTCGAGTCTTCGGATCCGGAACCAGAAG AAGGTCCAGCAATAAATATAGTCCAAGAACTTGGGAGGAGCTCGGAAAATGCTTCTGAAGAGACACCAAAGGGTGATGATAGAGGCCAGAACAGTACCTTGTGGCCAGCATCTTTATCATCTTTGGATCATGTAAAGATCAATATTGAAGCAAATGGTCCCCTTACGACATTAAAAAAGGTGATCAAAAGTATGAAAAAGTCGGACATTACATTCAGAATTGAGGACCTAAGACGAGCGGAGGAAAAACTGAGACGGGCTTTCGTCGAATACTACCAACAGCTCGGACTCCTGAAAAGATATCG TTCCTCGAATATGTCGGCATTCTCCAAGATTATGAAGAAGTATGACAAG ATCACTTCAAGAAAAGCTTCAAGTTCTTATTTACAAATGATTGATAAATCCTACCTCGGAAGCTCTGATGAG GTTAACAAGCTCATCGAAAGAGTAGAGGCTACATTCGTTAAGCACTTCTCAAATGGAAATAGAAGAAAAGGGGTGAAAATTTTAAAGCCTAGAAATAAAATGGAGAGGCACAGAACATCATATCTTCTAG GTATATTAACTGGCTGCTCAGTAGCACTGGTTGTCGGTATTATTGTCGCAATACATGCTAGGGGACTTATTCGACACGATGGAGGAGAGCAgtatatgaacaatatatttCCTCTTTACAg CTTGTTCGGATTCATTTTCCTACACATGCTCATGTATGGGGTGAACACATACCTCTGGAGGCGATTCCGAGTGAACTACACCTTCATTTTCGGATTTAGATCAGGTACAGAATTGGGGTTCAGAGAAATCTTTCTCCTTGCTTCCGCTTTTTCAGTACTCACTTTGGTAGCCGTGCTTTCAAATTTGGACATGGAAATGGATCCAAGAACTCAACGTTTTCAAACATTAACAGAACTTGTTCCAGCAGGCCTAGTCATG GTCTTACTTTTCATAACTTTCTGTCCATTCAACATTATATACCGCTCAAGTCGATTCTTTCTCATCCAATGCGCATGGCATTGTCTATTCGCTCCTATTTATAAG GTTACCTTCTCAGATATCTTCTTGGCAGACCAACTAACAAGCCAG GTTCAGGCTTTCAGAAGTTTGCAATTTTACATTTGCTACTATGGATGGGGTGACTTCAAAAGGAGATCAAACCGGTGCCTTGAAAGCAAAGTATATGAAATTCTTTACATTGTTGTAGCGATTATTCCATTTTGGTCACGAGCTCTGCAG TGCCTACGCCGGTTGTTTGAGGAGAAGGATCTCAAGCAAGGAATCAATAGcctaaaatatttatcaacaGTAGTGGCACTTGTCATCAGGACAATATATGGTTTCAGGAGAGGAACGTTTTGGAAAATCATGGCAGCATCAAGTTCGGGAGTCACCACGGTTTTTAACACATACTGGGACATTGTCATGGATTGGGGACTTTTACAAaataaagcaagaaattcaTGGCTGAGAGACAAGCTTTTGATATCAAACAGGGCTGTCTACTTTGTGGCCATC ATAGTGAATATTCTTCTGAGACTTGTATGGATGCAGTTAGTTCTTGATTTCAACGAAGCGCCATTCCTTCACAGGAGAGTCATGATTGCACTTGTCGCATGCCTGGAGATACTTCGTCGTGGCATTTGGAACTTTTTCAG GTTGGAGAAAGAGCATTTCAACCACGTCGAAAAATATCGGACCTTCAAGTTATCGCCTTTGCCATTTCACCAAGAAGACGAAAATTTTTTGTGA